A region of Corynebacterium glucuronolyticum DSM 44120 DNA encodes the following proteins:
- a CDS encoding AMP-dependent synthetase/ligase, whose translation MQEFSTPAKYDIGPHDTVLTALLGLAQARPYGVSFTRPQNFEWVNVTTKDFVDEVFEVAKGLIANGVQQGDRVALLSETRYEWSLLDFAIWAAGAASVPIYGSSSLSQVRWAIEDSGAVIAVTETRDHTEIMKHLVLGPDGKPPLSDSPSKLRRILEINSSGVDTLKFEGRDISDDEVWERIRTTSSDDLASIVYTSGTTGRPKGCMLTHHNWLAQVLGLLTHPIGQIARPGNSMVTFLPLAHVLARAVSLAFVVSGGTQSHWSNFKTISVELQRNRPNLILGVPRVFEKVRNAAANNALDRGPIQAATFAKAEQVAIDYSKAMDEEDGPSRGLEMQHSIFEKLIYKKIRSAIGGACNYAISGGSAMSHDLLHFFRGIGIPVYEGYGLTEVAAAAAVNFGKDNVIGTVGQPVGGMAVKINDDGEICLRGEQLFTGYWQNDIATAEAFDSEGYFNTGDLGELLDTGHIVITGRKKDLIVTAGGKNVSPGPLEDKLRAHPLISQALVVGDGKPFIAVLIALDEDAMLRWKLGHNFPENKPTKELVTDPMLRAEIQDAINAANASVSHAESIKKFYILDRDLTEEGNELTPTMKVKRNIVVNRFAEEIDWIYRKK comes from the coding sequence ATGCAGGAATTCAGTACCCCCGCGAAGTACGACATCGGCCCCCACGACACCGTGCTCACAGCACTCCTCGGCCTCGCACAGGCGCGACCATACGGTGTCAGCTTCACCCGGCCCCAGAACTTCGAATGGGTGAACGTCACCACCAAAGACTTCGTCGATGAAGTCTTTGAAGTCGCCAAAGGCCTCATCGCCAACGGGGTACAGCAAGGCGACCGCGTAGCCCTGCTCTCCGAGACCCGGTACGAATGGTCGCTCCTCGATTTCGCCATCTGGGCAGCAGGTGCCGCCTCCGTTCCGATCTACGGCTCCTCCTCCCTGTCCCAGGTGCGCTGGGCCATCGAGGACTCCGGTGCGGTCATCGCCGTCACCGAGACCCGAGACCACACCGAGATCATGAAGCACCTCGTCCTCGGCCCCGATGGCAAGCCACCGCTATCGGATTCCCCCTCCAAACTGCGCCGCATCCTGGAAATCAACAGCTCCGGCGTCGACACCCTCAAATTCGAAGGCCGCGACATTTCCGACGACGAGGTGTGGGAACGCATCCGCACCACCTCCTCGGATGACCTCGCATCGATCGTCTACACATCAGGAACAACCGGGCGCCCCAAGGGCTGTATGCTCACCCACCACAACTGGCTCGCCCAGGTGCTGGGTCTACTCACACACCCCATCGGCCAGATCGCCCGCCCCGGCAACTCCATGGTGACCTTCCTGCCGCTGGCCCACGTGCTCGCCCGCGCCGTGTCCCTCGCCTTCGTCGTCTCCGGCGGCACGCAGTCCCACTGGTCCAACTTCAAGACCATCTCCGTGGAGCTGCAGCGCAACCGCCCGAACCTCATCCTCGGCGTGCCCCGCGTATTTGAAAAGGTACGCAACGCTGCGGCCAACAACGCCCTCGACCGCGGGCCCATCCAGGCCGCCACCTTCGCCAAGGCAGAGCAGGTCGCTATCGACTACTCCAAGGCCATGGACGAAGAAGACGGCCCCTCCCGCGGGCTGGAGATGCAACACTCCATCTTCGAAAAACTCATCTACAAGAAGATTCGCTCGGCCATCGGTGGCGCCTGCAACTACGCCATATCAGGAGGCTCCGCCATGAGCCATGACCTGCTGCACTTCTTCCGCGGCATCGGGATCCCCGTCTACGAAGGCTACGGCCTCACCGAGGTCGCCGCTGCGGCAGCCGTCAACTTTGGCAAGGACAACGTCATCGGCACGGTCGGCCAGCCCGTCGGTGGCATGGCCGTAAAAATCAACGACGACGGTGAAATCTGCCTCCGCGGAGAACAACTATTCACCGGCTATTGGCAAAACGACATCGCCACGGCAGAGGCCTTCGACTCCGAGGGCTACTTCAACACCGGTGATCTCGGCGAACTCCTCGACACCGGACACATCGTCATCACCGGCCGCAAGAAGGACCTCATCGTCACCGCAGGCGGCAAGAACGTCTCCCCCGGGCCACTGGAGGACAAGCTCCGCGCCCACCCGCTCATCTCCCAGGCACTCGTCGTCGGCGACGGCAAACCCTTCATCGCCGTCCTCATCGCCCTCGACGAAGACGCCATGCTGCGCTGGAAACTCGGCCACAACTTCCCGGAGAACAAGCCCACCAAGGAGCTCGTCACCGACCCGATGCTGCGCGCCGAAATCCAAGACGCCATCAACGCCGCCAACGCCTCCGTCTCCCACGCGGAATCGATCAAGAAGTTCTACATCCTCGACCGCGATCTCACCGAGGAAGGAAACGAACTCACCCCTACCATGAAGGTCAAGAGGAACATCGTCGTCAACCGTTTCGCAGAGGAAATCGACTGGATCTACAGAAAGAAATAA
- the malQ gene encoding 4-alpha-glucanotransferase, with the protein MSYIDELSKLAQAYSISTSYTSATGTTVEAGPETLTALLHAIGVTVGETEEELVSQQLAAEEELFSRPLPRCVVARQGDSHFFTVHVHHGASAHVTIATEQGEVVEAVQEENWTDPRTIGGVLWGEATFSTPRDLPLGWHTLRLDSESVQAETGLIVVPAQVPTPSRQRHGVMAQLYSVRSERSWGIGDFRDLATLGTILAEDDDVDFLLINPLHAAQPAPPVEDSPYLPTSRRFVNPIYICVEDVPEYSLVDDATRADIDALAAGLRATNTTPDPIKRNPIFDIKLQALRELFFHREQSGPRHDMYRAYCEAEGDGLDEFALWCGHQLARAECTATGAHAEEDGFPEDAEFYRWLQFICDEQLATAQKALKDAGMEIGIMNDLAVGVHPKGADAETLSDILAPEVSVGAPPDPYNVFGQDWSQPPWNPYALAEAGYAPFRDMIRTVLRHSGALRIDHILGLFRLFWIPRGESAKLGTYMNYDYNALVGVLALEATRAGAVVIGEDMGTFEPWVQDYLAERGLMGTSILWFEGSPHHEGARRQDEYRTLALTSGTTHDLPPTAGMVEGEHIALRDRLGLLENSFEEEDASDFAWQKQIYEVALDPEFYASLDLSERPSGDTTLEIVRQLSEFVRGTPSLLTCTALVDLTGDRRAQNQPGTVRSQYPNWCIPLTNEKGEAVTLETLRDQRYYKALVLERGH; encoded by the coding sequence GTGAGTTACATCGACGAGCTTTCCAAGTTGGCGCAGGCATACTCGATTTCGACGAGCTATACCTCGGCGACGGGTACGACAGTGGAGGCGGGCCCTGAGACGCTCACGGCGCTCCTTCACGCAATCGGCGTGACAGTAGGTGAAACCGAGGAAGAGTTGGTTTCCCAACAATTGGCTGCGGAGGAGGAACTGTTCTCGCGGCCTCTCCCCCGCTGCGTGGTTGCCCGGCAGGGTGATTCTCACTTCTTTACTGTCCACGTTCATCATGGCGCGTCTGCGCACGTGACCATCGCCACGGAGCAGGGCGAAGTGGTGGAGGCCGTGCAGGAGGAGAACTGGACGGATCCGCGCACCATCGGTGGGGTGTTGTGGGGTGAGGCGACTTTCTCCACCCCACGGGACCTGCCGCTTGGCTGGCACACGTTGCGGCTTGATTCGGAGAGTGTGCAGGCGGAGACTGGGCTGATCGTGGTGCCGGCACAGGTGCCCACCCCATCCCGCCAGCGCCACGGAGTCATGGCGCAGCTGTATTCGGTGCGCTCGGAACGCTCGTGGGGGATCGGTGATTTCCGCGATTTGGCCACGTTGGGCACCATCCTCGCGGAGGACGATGATGTGGATTTTCTGCTCATCAATCCGCTTCACGCCGCCCAGCCTGCCCCGCCGGTAGAGGATTCCCCGTACCTGCCTACCTCGCGTCGCTTCGTCAATCCGATTTATATATGTGTGGAGGATGTCCCCGAGTATTCGCTTGTCGACGACGCGACCCGCGCCGACATCGACGCCCTTGCCGCGGGCCTGCGAGCGACGAACACCACACCTGATCCGATCAAGCGCAACCCAATCTTTGACATCAAGCTGCAGGCGCTGCGCGAGCTGTTCTTCCACCGCGAACAGTCCGGACCCCGTCATGATATGTACCGCGCCTACTGCGAGGCCGAAGGCGACGGCCTCGACGAGTTCGCCCTCTGGTGCGGCCACCAGCTCGCACGCGCGGAGTGCACCGCGACCGGCGCCCACGCCGAGGAGGACGGTTTCCCCGAGGATGCAGAGTTCTACCGCTGGCTGCAGTTCATTTGCGACGAGCAGCTGGCCACGGCACAGAAGGCGCTGAAGGACGCGGGCATGGAGATCGGCATCATGAACGATCTCGCCGTCGGCGTGCACCCGAAGGGCGCGGATGCGGAAACGCTATCGGACATCCTCGCCCCGGAGGTGTCTGTCGGTGCCCCGCCGGATCCGTACAACGTGTTCGGCCAGGACTGGTCGCAGCCGCCGTGGAACCCGTACGCCCTCGCCGAGGCCGGGTACGCGCCGTTCCGCGACATGATTCGCACGGTCCTGCGCCACTCCGGTGCCCTGCGCATCGACCACATTCTGGGACTGTTCCGCCTGTTTTGGATTCCCCGTGGCGAGTCCGCGAAGCTCGGCACGTACATGAACTATGACTACAACGCCCTCGTCGGTGTCCTCGCCCTCGAGGCCACGCGCGCCGGTGCTGTTGTCATCGGCGAGGACATGGGCACGTTCGAGCCGTGGGTGCAGGATTATCTGGCGGAGCGGGGGCTGATGGGGACGTCGATCTTGTGGTTTGAGGGGTCGCCACATCATGAAGGCGCGCGTCGCCAAGACGAGTACCGTACTCTCGCTTTGACCAGCGGAACGACGCATGATCTGCCGCCGACAGCCGGCATGGTGGAAGGCGAGCACATCGCCCTGCGCGACCGACTGGGGCTCTTAGAAAACAGCTTTGAGGAGGAGGATGCCTCCGATTTTGCGTGGCAGAAGCAGATCTACGAGGTCGCGCTTGACCCGGAGTTCTACGCCTCCTTGGATCTGAGCGAGCGCCCCTCCGGGGATACGACGCTGGAGATTGTGCGCCAGTTGTCGGAGTTTGTCCGTGGCACGCCCTCGCTGCTCACGTGTACGGCGCTGGTGGATCTCACCGGCGACCGGCGGGCGCAGAACCAGCCGGGGACCGTCCGCAGCCAGTACCCCAACTGGTGCATCCCGCTCACCAATGAAAAGGGTGAGGCGGTGACGCTGGAAACGCTCCGTGACCAGCGTTACTACAAGGCGCTCGTGCTAGAGCGAGGTCACTAG
- a CDS encoding M3 family metallopeptidase: protein MNLMTNPLLKESPLPYHLPPFAEITDAHVLPAFREGLAAHDKEIEEILAEPEATWENTVEAFERSGAILDRVCAYIYNVVGTDSNDTREAIVAEMSPALAEHENAIYQNEALYERIQQVTPPEAEGERLKKELLRRFTRAGVRLSANGKKRLSAIDRELAELDDRFSKTLNSTTRDLAVEFTRAELEGLSDDQVASYHVSGDTYRVPLELPTVQSLQRELTRHDSRAKLYEESQKRGGEENLRLAVTMATLRAERARLLGYRTHADYVIEVETADDADAARTLLADLAPSASANAAGEFKLLVDTADEPVTGADWPYWESRVKVRDYALDEAELKEYFPLDRVLRDGVFYAANRLYGITVTHRDDLHGYNPDTDVWEVKEEDGTGIGLIITDYFARPEKRGGAWMSSFNDQAHLTGEKPVVVNVLSITKPTDGSTPLLTMDEVTTLFHEFGHALHGLLSDVKYPSFSGTNVPRDWVEFPSQINENWALDPAVIRHYAHHVTTGEVIPDRLIDAIEKARLFGQGFATAEYLGAAIVDLAWHSLTLDEVQKIAATPESVAEFEANALESYGLSVDHLAPRYQTAYFQHIFAGGYSAGYYSYLWAEALDADGFSWFTETGAAGAEDVPATTVREAGQRFRDLILSTGASKDYTSQFRTLRGRDKDVAPLLARRGLMGAV, encoded by the coding sequence ATGAATCTTATGACGAACCCACTGCTAAAAGAATCACCACTGCCGTATCACCTGCCGCCGTTTGCTGAGATCACCGACGCCCACGTCCTCCCTGCCTTCCGCGAGGGGCTGGCCGCTCATGATAAGGAGATCGAAGAGATCCTCGCCGAGCCGGAGGCCACCTGGGAGAACACCGTCGAGGCGTTCGAGCGCTCCGGGGCGATCCTCGACCGCGTCTGCGCATACATCTATAACGTGGTGGGTACCGACTCCAACGACACCCGCGAGGCGATCGTCGCCGAAATGAGCCCCGCCCTCGCCGAGCACGAAAACGCCATCTACCAAAACGAGGCGCTCTACGAGCGGATCCAACAGGTCACCCCGCCGGAGGCCGAGGGGGAGAGACTGAAGAAGGAACTCCTGCGCCGCTTCACCCGCGCCGGCGTCCGCCTGTCGGCGAACGGGAAAAAACGACTGTCCGCCATTGACCGCGAACTCGCCGAGCTGGACGACCGCTTCTCCAAGACGCTCAACTCCACCACCCGGGACCTCGCCGTCGAGTTCACCCGCGCCGAGCTCGAGGGGCTTTCCGACGATCAGGTGGCGTCCTACCACGTCTCCGGCGACACCTACCGCGTTCCTCTGGAACTGCCCACGGTCCAGTCCCTGCAGCGCGAACTCACCCGCCACGATTCCCGTGCAAAGCTCTACGAGGAGTCCCAGAAGCGCGGAGGGGAGGAGAACCTCCGTCTGGCAGTCACCATGGCGACGCTGCGCGCCGAGCGCGCCCGCCTCCTCGGCTACCGCACCCACGCCGATTACGTCATCGAGGTGGAGACCGCCGACGATGCCGACGCTGCCCGCACGCTCCTCGCCGATCTCGCGCCCAGCGCCTCCGCGAACGCCGCCGGCGAGTTTAAACTGCTTGTCGACACCGCCGACGAGCCTGTCACCGGCGCCGACTGGCCCTACTGGGAGTCCCGGGTGAAGGTGCGGGACTACGCCCTCGACGAGGCGGAACTCAAGGAATACTTCCCGCTCGACCGCGTGCTCCGCGACGGCGTTTTCTACGCCGCCAACCGCCTCTACGGCATCACCGTCACCCACCGCGACGATCTCCACGGCTACAACCCAGACACCGATGTGTGGGAGGTGAAGGAAGAGGACGGAACCGGAATCGGCCTCATCATCACCGACTATTTCGCCCGCCCCGAAAAGCGCGGCGGCGCGTGGATGAGCAGCTTCAACGACCAAGCCCACCTCACCGGTGAAAAACCCGTGGTAGTCAACGTGTTGAGCATCACCAAGCCCACCGACGGCTCCACGCCACTCTTGACCATGGACGAGGTCACCACCTTGTTCCACGAGTTCGGCCACGCCCTCCACGGGCTCCTCTCGGACGTGAAGTACCCAAGCTTCTCCGGCACGAACGTCCCCCGCGACTGGGTCGAGTTCCCCTCCCAAATCAACGAGAACTGGGCGCTCGACCCTGCCGTCATCCGCCACTACGCCCACCACGTCACCACCGGCGAGGTCATCCCCGACAGGCTTATCGACGCCATCGAGAAGGCACGCCTGTTCGGCCAGGGCTTTGCCACCGCCGAATACCTCGGCGCCGCCATCGTCGACCTGGCCTGGCACTCACTTACCCTCGACGAGGTGCAGAAGATCGCCGCCACCCCGGAGTCCGTGGCCGAGTTCGAGGCGAACGCGCTGGAGAGCTACGGCCTGTCCGTCGACCACCTTGCGCCCCGCTACCAGACAGCCTACTTCCAGCACATCTTCGCCGGCGGCTACTCCGCCGGCTACTACTCGTACCTGTGGGCGGAGGCACTCGATGCCGACGGCTTCAGCTGGTTCACCGAGACCGGTGCGGCAGGGGCAGAGGACGTGCCTGCCACCACCGTCCGCGAGGCGGGGCAACGCTTCCGCGATCTCATCCTGTCCACGGGCGCCTCCAAGGACTACACCAGCCAGTTCCGCACGCTGCGCGGCCGCGATAAGGACGTGGCACCGCTGCTTGCCCGCCGCGGCCTCATGGGTGCTGTGTAA
- a CDS encoding carboxylesterase family protein — protein MAQSELVIDTPHGRAFGVTEEEEVAFFESIRFGASPTPFGASAIVPTEGPVPQPDPESPPHELYLSVTGPAHATADSHLPVIVFVHGGGFEEGTHIGPWYGASSAARDGIITVSVDYRLGVQGFVPFSADQPNHYRGIDDVNTALEWVQDAIESFGGDPTNVTLSGQSAGGAIALWLARRDHYRGAFRRLWALSPAFPRHPVTLKEDTIRRSVGGALTAGHFDSLRHDDIARLTKKLHRASHLDLAFGPAPFKPEELVEIPIVIDTLENECYDMPPAPSFDRLPFTGKAIETLAPTLGLATPELYTSYEPKKRRMQQLMGDFMIRQHAVRVAECAPDTTWLLSFHGRGDDGVAHAAKHCADLPIFFDSFGDNPEEEQQRVGADISATVARVHPEVLSFATDGTVSWPAYGESKNVLSVGLFSGTAELVSDPFTLIMRAFPQD, from the coding sequence GTGGCACAAAGCGAACTAGTCATTGATACGCCCCACGGGCGGGCCTTTGGGGTGACGGAGGAAGAGGAGGTCGCCTTCTTCGAATCGATCCGTTTCGGGGCATCTCCTACCCCGTTTGGGGCCTCGGCGATCGTCCCCACGGAAGGGCCTGTCCCCCAGCCCGATCCGGAGAGTCCGCCGCACGAACTGTATCTGTCGGTGACGGGTCCCGCCCATGCCACTGCGGATTCTCACCTGCCGGTCATCGTGTTTGTGCACGGCGGGGGTTTTGAGGAGGGCACGCATATCGGCCCGTGGTATGGGGCGTCGTCGGCGGCGCGGGATGGCATCATCACGGTGTCGGTGGATTACCGCCTGGGTGTGCAGGGGTTTGTTCCGTTTTCTGCGGATCAGCCGAACCACTACCGGGGGATCGACGATGTGAATACGGCTCTGGAGTGGGTGCAGGATGCGATTGAGTCGTTCGGTGGTGATCCCACGAATGTCACGTTGTCTGGGCAGTCTGCTGGCGGGGCGATCGCTTTGTGGCTGGCCCGCCGCGATCATTATCGCGGGGCTTTTCGACGCCTGTGGGCACTGTCTCCTGCTTTCCCCCGGCACCCTGTGACGCTAAAGGAGGACACGATTCGGCGCAGCGTCGGCGGGGCTTTGACCGCAGGGCACTTCGATTCCCTGCGCCACGATGACATCGCCCGGTTGACCAAGAAGCTGCACCGCGCGTCCCACCTGGATCTCGCCTTCGGCCCGGCACCGTTTAAGCCGGAGGAGCTAGTGGAGATCCCGATTGTGATAGATACCTTAGAAAACGAGTGCTACGACATGCCTCCGGCGCCGTCTTTTGATCGGCTGCCGTTTACTGGCAAGGCGATTGAGACGCTCGCCCCCACATTGGGGCTTGCAACGCCTGAGCTGTACACCTCGTATGAGCCGAAGAAGCGGCGAATGCAGCAGCTCATGGGCGATTTCATGATTCGTCAGCACGCGGTGCGGGTGGCGGAGTGTGCGCCGGACACCACGTGGCTCTTGTCGTTTCATGGGAGGGGCGACGATGGTGTGGCCCACGCCGCGAAGCACTGCGCGGATTTGCCGATCTTCTTTGATTCTTTTGGAGATAATCCGGAGGAGGAGCAGCAGCGTGTGGGTGCGGATATTTCCGCGACCGTGGCTAGGGTTCATCCGGAGGTTCTCAGCTTTGCCACAGATGGCACGGTGAGCTGGCCTGCCTATGGTGAGTCTAAGAATGTTCTTAGCGTTGGTTTGTTTTCAGGAACTGCGGAGCTCGTCTCCGATCCCTTCACCCTAATCATGAGGGCGTTTCCGCAGGACTAG
- the treS gene encoding maltose alpha-D-glucosyltransferase, with the protein MADKDNADYALTPDGLVKETSARNFPQASPAPGDLPWEKSDPEWYKSAVFYEVLVRAFYDSNGDGTGDLKGLTEKLEYIKWLGVDCIWLPPFYDSPLSDGGYDIRDFRRILPVFGTVDDFVALVDGAHKLGLRVITDMVVNHTSDEHPWFTQSVEDPDGPYGDFYVWSDTDDAYSDARIIFVDTETSNWTYNEKRGQYYWHRFFHHQPDLNYDNPKVQEAILDAMRFWLDLGLDGFRLDAVPYLFEREGTNCENLPETHAFLKRCRAMIDEEYPGRILLAEANQWPVDVVEYFGEPTVGDECHMCFHFPVMPRIFMASRMQSRDPISSILRSTPVIPDSAQWGIFLRNHDELTLEMVSEDERAYMYQQFAYDPRMKSNVGIRRRLAPLLEGDRNQLELFTALLLSLPGSPVLYYGDEIGMGDNIWLGDRDGVRTPMQWSPDRNGGFSSADPEKLYAPAIMNAEFGYGAINVETQRRRESSLLNWTRSLIHIRKQYDAFGKGEFKELPCDNVTVFSFVLTHEDETILCVNNLSSRPQPARLDLSEFAGGSARELTGGEEFPPLTDSWTLTLPPYGFFWFDIS; encoded by the coding sequence ATGGCTGACAAAGATAACGCCGACTACGCTCTCACCCCCGACGGCCTGGTAAAAGAAACCAGTGCCCGCAATTTCCCGCAGGCCTCCCCCGCCCCGGGCGACCTGCCGTGGGAAAAATCCGATCCCGAGTGGTACAAGAGCGCCGTATTCTACGAAGTACTCGTTCGCGCCTTTTACGACTCCAACGGCGACGGCACCGGCGATCTTAAGGGACTCACAGAAAAGCTCGAGTACATTAAGTGGCTCGGCGTCGACTGCATTTGGCTGCCGCCGTTTTATGATTCCCCCCTGAGCGACGGCGGCTACGACATCCGCGACTTCCGGAGGATCCTGCCGGTATTTGGCACCGTCGATGACTTTGTCGCGCTTGTCGACGGGGCCCACAAGCTCGGGCTGCGCGTCATCACCGACATGGTGGTCAACCACACGAGCGACGAGCACCCCTGGTTCACCCAGTCCGTCGAGGATCCGGACGGCCCCTACGGCGACTTCTATGTCTGGAGTGACACCGACGATGCGTACTCCGATGCACGCATCATCTTCGTGGATACGGAGACCTCAAACTGGACCTACAACGAAAAGCGGGGACAGTATTATTGGCATCGCTTCTTCCACCACCAGCCGGATCTCAACTACGACAATCCCAAGGTCCAGGAGGCCATCCTCGATGCCATGCGTTTCTGGCTTGACCTGGGACTCGACGGCTTCCGCCTCGATGCCGTGCCTTACCTCTTCGAGCGGGAAGGCACGAACTGCGAAAACCTCCCCGAGACGCATGCCTTCCTGAAGCGTTGCCGGGCGATGATCGACGAGGAGTACCCGGGTCGCATCCTCTTGGCAGAGGCCAACCAGTGGCCCGTTGACGTCGTCGAGTACTTCGGCGAACCAACCGTCGGCGACGAGTGCCACATGTGTTTCCACTTCCCCGTCATGCCGCGCATTTTCATGGCTTCCCGGATGCAATCACGTGACCCGATCTCCTCCATCCTGCGTTCTACCCCGGTCATCCCGGATTCCGCACAGTGGGGCATCTTCCTGCGCAACCACGACGAGCTCACCTTGGAAATGGTGTCTGAGGACGAGCGGGCGTACATGTACCAGCAGTTCGCCTACGACCCCCGGATGAAGTCCAACGTGGGTATCCGGCGTCGCCTCGCCCCGCTGCTGGAAGGCGACCGAAACCAGCTGGAGCTATTCACCGCGCTGCTGCTTTCCCTGCCAGGGTCCCCCGTCTTGTACTACGGCGACGAGATCGGCATGGGCGACAATATTTGGCTCGGTGACCGCGATGGCGTGCGCACCCCCATGCAATGGTCACCGGACAGGAACGGCGGCTTCTCCTCCGCCGACCCGGAGAAGTTGTACGCTCCCGCGATCATGAATGCTGAGTTCGGCTACGGTGCCATCAACGTGGAGACGCAGCGCCGCCGCGAGTCGTCCCTCCTCAACTGGACGCGCTCCCTGATCCACATCCGCAAGCAGTACGATGCCTTTGGCAAGGGTGAATTTAAGGAACTGCCGTGCGACAATGTAACAGTGTTCAGTTTTGTGCTCACCCACGAGGACGAGACGATACTGTGCGTCAACAACTTGAGCTCCCGCCCGCAGCCCGCCCGGTTAGATCTGTCCGAGTTCGCCGGTGGCAGTGCCCGGGAGCTCACCGGCGGGGAAGAGTTCCCGCCTCTGACGGACTCCTGGACGCTCACCCTGCCCCCCTACGGATTCTTCTGGTTTGATATTTCATGA
- a CDS encoding phosphotransferase, giving the protein MINTDTLTTARFFATKSEPITGVEILGEAPLARPELIKGKDAPGTLTFARIHREQGSDLYQLVVDKQGNDILGQEDTAFAAGKQLSNGYAAGSGVLHKLTDPAMPPVESVRPVGEQSNTSWIYNDRVIVKYFRRLTPSPNPDIELLEALTEAGCTHIAPLRGWTTVELEGTEYVTAMVQDVVPGEDGYDFVTAHPDDLDAAPLGAAIRDVHTQLAATCGTGTLAPGELARNLDARLDGLLARAPQLSRYEDDLRALYRSVADRTIPTQRIHGDLHLGQTLTADGTWVLIDFEGEPAASLEERRRLDSPLRDLAGMIRSFGYAAAASGKDDGWTEEKAAELLGSYGDVDADVLRAYIADKCAYEVVYERENRPEMISVPETALARILA; this is encoded by the coding sequence ATGATTAATACAGACACACTGACCACTGCACGTTTCTTCGCCACCAAGTCCGAACCCATCACGGGCGTGGAGATCCTCGGCGAGGCACCCCTCGCCCGCCCTGAGCTCATCAAGGGCAAGGATGCCCCGGGTACGCTCACCTTCGCACGCATCCACCGTGAGCAGGGCAGTGACCTGTACCAACTGGTCGTCGACAAGCAGGGAAACGACATCCTCGGGCAGGAGGACACCGCGTTCGCGGCGGGAAAACAGCTGTCCAACGGGTATGCGGCGGGGTCGGGTGTGCTGCACAAGCTCACCGACCCGGCGATGCCACCGGTGGAATCCGTGCGGCCGGTGGGTGAGCAATCCAACACCTCGTGGATCTACAACGACCGGGTCATCGTCAAATACTTCCGGCGCCTCACCCCGAGCCCCAACCCCGATATCGAGCTCCTGGAAGCGCTGACCGAAGCAGGGTGCACCCACATCGCTCCCCTGCGCGGCTGGACCACCGTTGAGCTTGAGGGGACGGAATACGTCACCGCCATGGTGCAAGACGTTGTGCCCGGCGAGGACGGCTACGATTTCGTCACCGCCCACCCCGATGACCTCGACGCAGCACCCCTCGGCGCCGCGATCCGCGACGTGCACACCCAGCTGGCCGCGACGTGCGGCACGGGCACCCTCGCCCCCGGCGAGCTCGCACGCAACCTCGATGCCCGCCTCGACGGCCTCCTCGCCCGTGCACCGCAGTTGTCCCGCTACGAGGACGATCTCCGTGCCCTCTACCGCAGTGTCGCCGACCGGACCATACCCACCCAGCGCATTCACGGCGACCTCCACCTGGGGCAGACGCTGACTGCCGATGGCACCTGGGTGCTCATCGATTTTGAGGGGGAGCCCGCAGCCAGCCTTGAGGAGCGCCGGCGTCTCGACTCACCGCTGCGCGACCTGGCGGGGATGATCCGCTCCTTCGGCTACGCTGCAGCCGCCAGTGGGAAGGACGACGGCTGGACCGAGGAGAAAGCAGCCGAGCTGCTGGGCAGCTACGGTGACGTGGATGCCGATGTCCTCCGCGCGTACATCGCGGATAAGTGCGCCTACGAGGTCGTGTACGAGAGGGAGAACCGGCCGGAGATGATCAGCGTGCCGGAAACCGCCCTCGCGCGGATCCTTGCCTGA
- the idi gene encoding isopentenyl-diphosphate Delta-isomerase, which produces MTTPRTEPELVVLLDASKAPCGVADKATVHTDKTPLHLAFSCYVVDSAGRVLVSRRALSKLTFPGVWTNSMCGHPGPGETPEEALVRRGAEELGMRREDFVSIECVLPTFEYRATDSNGVVEWEVCPVFVAQVAPDAHVEVVPDEVDAFTWVPAEQLIAGVQATPFAFSSWIGAQLSHDELRAALVRRV; this is translated from the coding sequence ATGACAACTCCTCGTACCGAACCAGAGCTGGTCGTGCTCCTCGATGCGTCCAAGGCCCCGTGTGGCGTTGCCGATAAGGCCACCGTCCACACCGACAAGACTCCGCTGCATCTCGCATTCAGCTGCTACGTCGTTGATTCTGCGGGGCGCGTCCTCGTCAGCCGGCGGGCGCTGAGCAAGCTCACCTTCCCCGGTGTGTGGACGAACTCCATGTGCGGGCACCCCGGTCCGGGGGAGACACCGGAAGAAGCGCTCGTGCGGCGGGGCGCGGAGGAGCTCGGCATGCGGCGGGAGGACTTCGTCTCCATCGAGTGTGTGCTCCCTACCTTCGAGTACCGGGCGACCGATTCCAACGGGGTAGTGGAGTGGGAGGTCTGCCCGGTGTTCGTCGCGCAGGTGGCGCCGGACGCGCACGTGGAGGTCGTCCCCGACGAGGTCGATGCCTTCACGTGGGTTCCTGCGGAACAGCTCATCGCCGGGGTGCAGGCCACCCCGTTCGCGTTCAGCTCGTGGATCGGCGCGCAGCTCTCGCACGACGAGCTCCGCGCGGCACTTGTTCGCCGGGTGTAG